From one Dermacentor variabilis isolate Ectoservices chromosome 3, ASM5094787v1, whole genome shotgun sequence genomic stretch:
- the LOC142575414 gene encoding UPF0488 protein CG14286, with the protein MQRRKQLPVQKLPTLQASTSSSLEDPSNDEDPNEKFERELKWCIEQLNISLSHADTKKKNYTEQLRALQTLQNVKAPVVKKRQVMSMTLGNYREKMELEKAKFITDSTRKTKLQPQHSAETKSIFLRKVLTSNRDSQPGVPESGAEFKFNFAIDTEDT; encoded by the exons ATGCAGAGAAGAAAGCAACTGCCTGTTCAG AAGCTGCCAACACTACAGGCTTCAACTTCATCGAGCTTAGAAGATCCTTCAAATGATGAG GACCCCAACGAGAAGTTCGAGCGAGAACTGAAGTGGTGCATTGAGCAGCTTAATATTTCGCTTTCTCATGccgacacaaaaaagaaaaact ATACTGAGCAACTGCGGGCTCTCCAAACGCTTCAAAACGTGAAAGCGCCCGTCGTGAAAAAAAGGCAAGTAATGAGCATGACACTTGGAAACTACAGGGAGAAGATGGAACTGGAAAAGGCAAAGTTCATCACCG ATTCTACCAGAAAGACTAAGCTGCAGCCTCAACATTCTGCAGAGACCAAGTCCATCTTCCTGCGGAAAGTGCTGACGTCGAACAGAGACAGCCAACCTGGTGTGCCAGAGTCTGGTGCAGAGTTCAAGTTCAACTTTGCCATTGACACTGAGGACACTTGA